In one window of Anaerobacillus alkaliphilus DNA:
- a CDS encoding DUF6171 family protein encodes MTQKNECKWCRPSVVEGIVDIDAIDDSRTVTEEIYERRLEICMDCPSLQYGTTCRHSGCIVSYRTLLKDKSCPFPGQPKWL; translated from the coding sequence ATGACGCAGAAAAATGAATGTAAATGGTGCCGTCCTAGTGTTGTAGAAGGAATCGTTGATATCGATGCGATCGATGACTCGCGAACGGTAACAGAGGAAATTTATGAAAGACGTCTAGAGATATGTATGGATTGTCCATCCTTACAATACGGTACAACTTGTAGGCATTCTGGTTGCATCGTCAGTTACCGGACATTATTGAAGGATAAAAGCTGCCCGTTTCCAGGGCAGCCAAAATGGTTATAG
- a CDS encoding glycoside hydrolase family 27 protein, producing the protein MKHKSVAPTPPMGWNSWDCYGASVTEDEIKGNADYIAKNLKQYGWEYVVVDIQWYEPTANSSHYHPFTSLTMDQYSRLMPSENRFPSARNGQGFKPLGDYIHDLGLKFGLHMMRGIPRQAVHNQTSILGTEATAKDIAHPNSICPWNTDMYGVDVTKEGAQQYYNSLFQLYASWGVDFVKVDDIAASRLYDTHLDEIELIRNAIDQCGRQMVLSLSPGPAPLEYAEHFKANANMWRMTDDFWDQWSLLYQMFERCEKWEKHVEPGLWPDCDMLPLGHLGIRSVDGPGGDRWTRFTKDEQLTMMTLWSIFRSPLMFGGELRDNNEWTLSLLTNEEVLAVNQTSHSNRLLYRRGNKIVWTARGLHDETYLAFFNLSDEPEIIDAALSHLGLFCQKQARDLWEKEDLGLVVQDNVGFLLPPHGSKLIKIN; encoded by the coding sequence ATGAAGCATAAAAGCGTTGCTCCAACTCCTCCCATGGGCTGGAATAGTTGGGATTGTTATGGTGCAAGTGTTACTGAAGATGAAATAAAAGGAAATGCGGATTATATCGCAAAGAACTTAAAGCAATACGGCTGGGAATATGTTGTCGTTGATATTCAATGGTATGAACCAACGGCTAACTCTTCTCACTATCACCCTTTTACTTCTTTAACAATGGACCAGTATTCTCGTTTGATGCCATCTGAAAATCGTTTTCCATCTGCCAGGAACGGACAAGGGTTCAAGCCTTTAGGTGATTATATTCATGATCTTGGCTTAAAATTTGGGCTACATATGATGAGAGGAATTCCACGACAAGCAGTACATAACCAAACATCGATTTTGGGAACTGAGGCAACAGCAAAAGACATTGCTCATCCAAATTCAATTTGTCCTTGGAATACGGATATGTATGGGGTTGATGTTACTAAAGAGGGTGCCCAACAATATTACAATTCCCTGTTTCAACTCTATGCGAGCTGGGGTGTGGATTTCGTAAAAGTAGACGATATCGCAGCTTCAAGACTTTATGATACCCATTTAGACGAAATTGAGCTTATTAGAAATGCTATTGACCAATGTGGTAGACAAATGGTCTTAAGCCTATCTCCAGGCCCAGCACCTCTTGAATATGCCGAACATTTTAAAGCAAACGCAAACATGTGGAGAATGACTGATGACTTCTGGGATCAATGGAGTCTTCTTTACCAAATGTTTGAACGTTGTGAGAAATGGGAAAAGCACGTCGAACCAGGACTTTGGCCAGATTGTGATATGCTTCCCCTCGGGCATTTAGGTATACGTTCTGTCGATGGACCAGGTGGTGATCGCTGGACACGGTTTACGAAAGACGAACAACTTACCATGATGACATTGTGGAGCATCTTTCGCTCCCCGCTGATGTTTGGTGGTGAACTACGCGATAACAACGAATGGACATTATCGTTACTGACAAACGAGGAAGTCCTGGCTGTTAATCAAACAAGTCATAGTAACCGATTATTGTACCGAAGAGGAAACAAAATAGTTTGGACTGCGCGTGGATTACACGACGAAACATATTTAGCGTTTTTTAATTTAAGTGATGAGCCAGAGATCATAGACGCCGCGTTATCCCATTTAGGTTTATTTTGCCAAAAACAAGCTAGGGACCTCTGGGAGAAAGAAGATTTAGGTCTCGTCGTACAGGATAATGTGGGCTTTTTACTTCCTCCACATGGCTCTAAATTAATCAAAATCAATTAA
- a CDS encoding ArsR/SmtB family transcription factor: MDIDISTKSLPVYEALASDVRLSIIHLLAEKEMNIKEIAEALNLSSAIMTMHIKKLEKAGIIATKMVPGKGGTKKVCSLITERIEISFPGKTEKEEKNYHKTVVSVGHYTDFDIKPTCGIATAEKVIGIFDEPRYFLDPERVNASIFWFGQGFVEYKVPNYLMKNEEPAELEISMELCSEAPYANDNWPSDISFFLNGVRLGFWTSPGDFGGGKKGKYTPDWWWDEINQYGLLKVLKINSHGTFIDGNQISDVTLDQLNISQNLWTFRLAVQDDAQHVGGLTLFGSSFGNYNQDIIFKLYYNKTQQ; the protein is encoded by the coding sequence ATGGATATAGATATTTCTACAAAATCTCTCCCAGTTTACGAAGCATTAGCAAGTGACGTCCGGTTATCCATCATTCATTTGTTAGCTGAAAAAGAGATGAATATAAAAGAAATCGCAGAAGCGCTTAACTTGAGTAGTGCAATTATGACCATGCATATTAAAAAATTAGAAAAGGCAGGAATTATTGCTACTAAAATGGTACCTGGTAAAGGCGGAACGAAAAAAGTTTGTTCCTTAATTACCGAAAGAATTGAAATTTCGTTTCCTGGTAAAACAGAAAAGGAAGAAAAAAACTATCATAAGACGGTTGTATCTGTCGGTCATTATACCGATTTTGATATAAAGCCAACTTGCGGTATTGCCACTGCTGAAAAGGTTATCGGAATTTTTGATGAACCTCGCTATTTCCTAGATCCCGAAAGAGTAAATGCTAGTATCTTTTGGTTTGGTCAAGGCTTTGTTGAATATAAAGTACCTAATTACTTAATGAAAAATGAAGAACCAGCTGAGCTAGAAATATCGATGGAGCTTTGTTCCGAGGCACCCTATGCCAACGATAACTGGCCTTCAGATATCTCCTTTTTCCTAAATGGCGTCCGCCTTGGATTTTGGACAAGCCCTGGTGATTTTGGTGGAGGTAAAAAAGGAAAGTATACACCTGATTGGTGGTGGGACGAAATCAACCAATATGGTCTGCTCAAAGTATTGAAAATAAATTCGCATGGGACGTTCATTGATGGTAACCAAATATCGGACGTTACCTTAGACCAATTAAATATTAGTCAAAACTTGTGGACGTTTCGCCTAGCAGTTCAAGATGACGCACAACATGTGGGTGGTTTAACGTTGTTCGGCTCTTCCTTTGGTAACTATAATCAAGATATTATTTTTAAACTTTATTACAATAAAACACAGCAATAG
- the araD gene encoding L-ribulose-5-phosphate 4-epimerase, translating to MLEQLKEIVFKANLALPKHGLVTFTWGNVSGIDREKGLVVIKPSGVEYFEMRSRDMVVVDLDGNVIEGDLKPSSDTATHLVLYKAFPTIGGIVHTHSTVATSWAQSGKSLPAFGTTHADYFYGEIPCTREMTEAEINGAYEHETGNVIVETFESLKLDPMQVPGVLVHSHAPFIWGKDPHNAVHNAVVLEEIAKMGLHTLALNPQTPPMDQHLLDRHFLRKHGANAYYGQK from the coding sequence ATGTTAGAACAATTAAAAGAAATCGTTTTTAAGGCTAATCTTGCACTACCGAAACATGGACTTGTTACTTTTACATGGGGAAACGTCAGTGGGATTGATCGTGAAAAAGGTCTTGTCGTGATTAAACCCAGTGGTGTCGAGTACTTTGAGATGAGAAGTAGAGACATGGTCGTAGTAGACTTGGATGGAAATGTTATTGAAGGAGATTTAAAACCTTCCTCGGATACAGCTACACATCTAGTTCTTTATAAAGCTTTTCCTACCATTGGTGGTATTGTACATACACATTCTACAGTTGCAACAAGTTGGGCACAATCAGGGAAGTCACTCCCGGCATTTGGCACAACTCATGCAGATTATTTTTACGGTGAAATTCCATGTACGAGAGAAATGACGGAAGCTGAAATAAATGGTGCGTACGAGCATGAAACAGGGAATGTCATTGTTGAAACATTTGAAAGTTTAAAGTTAGATCCGATGCAAGTGCCTGGGGTACTCGTTCACTCACATGCTCCTTTCATCTGGGGGAAAGATCCCCATAATGCAGTTCATAATGCAGTAGTTTTAGAGGAGATTGCCAAGATGGGGTTACATACATTGGCACTTAATCCGCAAACGCCTCCTATGGATCAACATTTGTTAGACCGTCATTTCTTACGTAAACACGGTGCAAATGCCTATTACGGACAAAAATAA
- the araA gene encoding L-arabinose isomerase gives MLKTKQYQFWFVTGSQHLYGPETIQQVENHSRQIVEGLNQDEAISYELVLKPVLTTPDAIRRLCIEANSDESCAGVITWMHTFSPAKMWIAGLLELKKPLLHLHTQFNRDIPWDQIDMDFMNLNQSAHGDREYGFIGARLKIARKVIVGHWQDPKVKERTAEWMRTAIAFTDGKNLKVARFGDNMREVAVTEGDKVEAQIKFGWATSGFGIGDLVQRMNDVSEQEISDLYDLYNELYEIDPQAHTSTEYRNSILEQAKIELGLKAFLEEGGFTAFTTNFEDLHGMKQLPGLAVQRLMEQGYGFGGEGDWKTAALLRMMKIVAGGKGTSFMEDYTYHFEGGNELVLGSHMLEVCPTIAANRPKIQVHPLGIGGKADPARMVFDGDAGRALNASIIDLGNRFRLVVNEVDAVKPVKEMPKLPVAKVLWKPQPSLSEAAEAWIHAGGAHHTVFSFKVTPEQLYDWATMTDIECVFINNSTNVMQFQNELRWNDIARKF, from the coding sequence ATGTTAAAAACAAAGCAATATCAATTTTGGTTTGTCACAGGTAGTCAGCACTTATATGGCCCTGAGACAATTCAACAAGTAGAAAATCATTCTCGTCAAATCGTCGAAGGTTTAAATCAAGATGAAGCGATTTCTTATGAACTTGTGTTGAAACCGGTGTTAACGACTCCAGATGCGATTCGTAGACTTTGCATTGAAGCGAATTCAGATGAAAGTTGTGCAGGCGTGATTACGTGGATGCATACATTTTCTCCAGCAAAAATGTGGATTGCTGGGTTACTAGAATTAAAAAAGCCATTATTACATCTTCATACTCAATTTAACCGAGACATTCCGTGGGATCAAATTGATATGGACTTTATGAATTTAAATCAATCAGCTCACGGTGACCGTGAATATGGGTTTATCGGCGCCCGTTTAAAAATTGCTCGTAAAGTGATTGTAGGTCACTGGCAAGATCCAAAAGTGAAGGAACGTACGGCTGAGTGGATGAGAACGGCCATTGCCTTTACCGACGGGAAAAACCTGAAAGTTGCTCGTTTTGGAGATAACATGCGTGAAGTAGCGGTAACTGAGGGCGACAAAGTAGAAGCGCAAATTAAATTCGGTTGGGCTACGTCTGGATTTGGAATTGGCGACTTAGTTCAGCGTATGAACGACGTCTCAGAACAAGAGATATCTGACCTGTATGATCTTTACAATGAATTGTATGAGATCGACCCACAAGCCCACACATCTACTGAGTATCGTAATTCAATTTTAGAGCAAGCAAAAATTGAGCTTGGTTTAAAAGCGTTTTTAGAAGAAGGTGGCTTTACGGCATTTACGACAAATTTTGAGGATCTTCACGGCATGAAGCAACTTCCGGGCTTAGCAGTGCAACGTTTAATGGAGCAAGGCTATGGTTTTGGTGGTGAAGGAGATTGGAAAACAGCCGCATTATTACGAATGATGAAAATCGTTGCTGGTGGTAAAGGTACGTCATTCATGGAGGATTACACGTACCATTTTGAAGGTGGAAACGAGTTGGTATTAGGTTCTCATATGTTAGAAGTTTGTCCAACAATTGCAGCAAATCGACCTAAAATACAAGTTCACCCACTAGGAATTGGCGGGAAAGCAGATCCAGCACGGATGGTGTTCGATGGCGATGCAGGACGTGCCTTAAATGCATCAATTATCGATTTAGGAAATCGTTTCCGTTTGGTTGTTAATGAAGTGGATGCAGTGAAACCAGTAAAGGAAATGCCAAAACTTCCTGTAGCAAAAGTATTATGGAAGCCTCAACCTTCATTAAGCGAAGCGGCTGAAGCTTGGATCCATGCTGGTGGCGCACACCACACGGTATTTTCTTTCAAAGTAACTCCAGAGCAATTATATGATTGGGCAACAATGACAGATATTGAGTGTGTATTTATTAATAACTCAACAAATGTGATGCAATTTCAAAATGAACTAAGATGGAACGATATTGCACGTAAATTCTAA
- a CDS encoding GntR family transcriptional regulator, with product METKYSIVKQNIKSKILDGTFGAHQKISSENDLMKEFGVSRHTVRIAIGELVSEGWLYREQGAGTFVADRTKDETRLEKKTKNIAIVATYISDYIFPSIIRGAESYLSNQGFQVSLYSTNNNHEDEMRILENILTQNVDGIIIEPTKSAFSNPNINYYLNLERLNIPYIMINAFYDELEPLCLVMDDEKGGFIQAEHLIELGHNNIVGFFKTDDVQGVKRMKGYIKAHRKHHIPINPNNIITYNSQEKNTKPVEELKKLLSSEDRPTGLVCYNDELTLFLLDVIREKKLHVPNDLSIVGYDDSFLAQASEVKLTTIKHPKNEMGEAAAQMIVELVKAKEGSSKKSDSKIETIIYEPELVIRQSTGRV from the coding sequence ATGGAGACAAAATATAGCATCGTAAAACAAAATATAAAATCAAAAATATTGGATGGAACCTTTGGAGCGCATCAAAAAATTAGTTCTGAAAATGATTTAATGAAAGAATTTGGCGTTAGTCGTCATACAGTCAGAATTGCGATTGGAGAATTAGTTAGTGAAGGTTGGCTTTACCGAGAGCAGGGGGCAGGTACGTTTGTCGCTGACCGGACCAAAGATGAAACAAGACTAGAGAAGAAAACAAAAAATATCGCAATTGTAGCCACTTACATTTCAGACTACATTTTTCCTTCGATTATCCGTGGAGCAGAATCATACTTAAGTAATCAAGGGTTTCAGGTAAGTTTGTATAGTACAAATAATAATCATGAAGATGAAATGCGGATTTTGGAAAATATTCTCACCCAAAATGTGGATGGAATTATTATTGAACCAACAAAAAGCGCATTTTCAAACCCTAATATTAACTATTATTTAAACCTTGAACGGTTAAACATTCCTTATATCATGATTAATGCGTTCTATGATGAACTAGAACCATTATGTTTAGTCATGGACGATGAAAAAGGAGGGTTTATTCAAGCAGAACATTTAATTGAACTAGGGCATAACAATATTGTCGGTTTTTTTAAAACAGATGATGTTCAAGGTGTAAAACGGATGAAAGGTTATATTAAAGCTCATCGTAAGCACCATATCCCAATTAACCCCAATAACATTATCACATACAACTCGCAGGAAAAAAATACAAAGCCAGTCGAGGAACTTAAAAAGCTACTAAGTTCTGAGGACCGTCCGACGGGGCTTGTTTGTTACAACGATGAACTGACCTTATTTTTACTAGATGTCATCAGAGAGAAAAAGTTACATGTTCCAAATGATCTATCCATTGTCGGGTATGATGACTCCTTCTTAGCACAAGCCTCTGAGGTAAAGTTGACAACAATCAAGCACCCTAAGAATGAAATGGGAGAAGCTGCAGCCCAAATGATCGTTGAGCTTGTGAAAGCAAAAGAAGGTAGCTCTAAAAAATCTGACTCTAAAATTGAAACAATTATCTATGAGCCTGAATTGGTGATCAGACAATCGACTGGAAGAGTGTAA
- a CDS encoding sn-glycerol-1-phosphate dehydrogenase, with product MLEEVNAWPIPCECGQNHNDVLVEKLVINEGALEEILPFLEQKSMSKILIAVDANTYEVAGQFVVKLLEDTNVTTKLCFLDPNELNDVVADEAAIVQLLLSVDRDIEVVLAVGSGTIHDIVRIVSYKMGKPFISIPTAPSVDGFNSIGAPLVVKGVKTTYKAQAPIAVFADLDIIAKAPKELIAAGFGDMLGKYTSLVDWQFSHLIGGDSFCPVVFQITKDALDACVTNVDGIAVANKSAIKILMHGLIDSGKAMLLIGQSYPASGAEHHLSHYWEMNFLQTKRRQVLHGAKVAVSCQLVADFYHTVVKNILLTIENLPGEDDVIKKVSENQKEILEWIESIPDASQLKELIQKVGGATVPEDLGIEQDLVKESFRNAHLLRERVTLLYFYNEYIRTNDEINVIQE from the coding sequence ATGTTAGAGGAAGTAAACGCGTGGCCAATACCATGTGAATGTGGGCAAAATCATAATGATGTACTTGTAGAAAAGCTAGTCATAAATGAGGGTGCGCTCGAGGAAATTTTGCCATTCCTTGAGCAAAAGTCGATGAGCAAAATTCTTATCGCTGTAGATGCCAATACATACGAGGTGGCAGGTCAGTTTGTTGTGAAGTTGTTAGAGGATACGAATGTTACTACTAAACTTTGCTTTCTGGATCCGAATGAATTAAATGATGTAGTTGCTGATGAGGCAGCTATTGTTCAACTTTTGTTGTCAGTTGATCGTGATATTGAAGTTGTGTTAGCTGTAGGCTCGGGAACCATCCATGACATCGTAAGAATTGTTAGTTATAAAATGGGAAAACCGTTTATTTCCATTCCGACAGCTCCTTCTGTCGATGGTTTTAATTCGATAGGGGCACCGTTGGTTGTCAAAGGTGTGAAAACCACATATAAAGCTCAGGCTCCAATCGCGGTCTTTGCGGATTTAGACATAATAGCAAAGGCTCCCAAAGAATTAATTGCTGCTGGATTTGGTGATATGTTAGGGAAATATACTTCGTTAGTAGATTGGCAGTTTAGTCACTTAATAGGAGGAGACTCGTTTTGTCCAGTAGTCTTTCAGATTACGAAAGACGCCTTAGATGCTTGTGTTACAAATGTTGATGGTATCGCAGTGGCGAATAAATCAGCAATCAAAATTCTGATGCATGGACTTATCGACTCGGGGAAAGCAATGTTACTCATTGGCCAATCGTATCCAGCGTCAGGTGCAGAACATCATCTCTCTCATTATTGGGAAATGAACTTTCTTCAAACGAAAAGACGACAAGTTCTACACGGTGCTAAAGTGGCAGTTTCTTGCCAATTGGTTGCGGACTTTTACCATACTGTCGTCAAAAATATACTCTTAACCATCGAAAACCTTCCGGGGGAAGATGATGTGATCAAAAAGGTTTCTGAAAACCAAAAGGAAATTTTAGAGTGGATAGAAAGTATTCCTGATGCTAGCCAACTAAAAGAACTGATACAGAAAGTAGGAGGAGCAACAGTTCCTGAGGACTTAGGGATTGAACAGGATCTTGTAAAAGAAAGCTTTCGTAACGCCCATCTTCTAAGAGAAAGAGTTACGTTGTTATATTTTTATAATGAATATATTCGAACGAACGATGAAATCAACGTTATTCAAGAGTAG
- a CDS encoding ribulokinase → MTKKYTIGVDYGTGSGRAVLVDLSNGAEIADHVTEYRHGVIDEKLPESGVKLDHEWALQHPLDYIEVLATSVPAVMKESGVDPKDVIGLGIDFTACTMLPIDQTGEPLCLKAELKDRPHSWLKLWKHHAAQDEANLLNEIAEKRGEEFLPRYGGKISSEWMIAKIWQILNEDEEIYEITDRFLEATDWVVFKLTGNMTRNSCTAGYKSIWHKQEGYPSKDFFKALDPRLEDLTETKLRGDILPLGTKAGELTEEMAALMGLNPGTAVAVGNVDAHAAVPGVGVVTPGKLVMAMGTSICHMLLGTEEKQVEGMCGVVEDGIIPGFLGYEAGQSAVGDIFAWYVDQAVPAYIKEEAEQKGVNVHVLLEQKAAQYKPGQTGLLALDWWNGNRSVLVDTDLTGLLIGCTLLTKPEEIYRALLEATAFGTRKIVDAFQDNGVAVDELYACGGLPQKNNLLMQIYADVTNREIKVAASKQTPALGAAMFGAVAAGSEKGGYDTITEAAEKMGRVREGSFKPIPENVAVYEKLYQEYSRLHDYFGRGENDVMKRLKAIKEQN, encoded by the coding sequence ATGACGAAAAAGTATACGATTGGTGTAGACTATGGTACTGGTTCAGGTCGTGCAGTGCTTGTAGATCTTTCAAATGGAGCTGAAATTGCTGACCATGTAACCGAATATCGCCACGGTGTGATTGATGAAAAGTTGCCTGAATCAGGAGTGAAGTTAGATCATGAATGGGCACTGCAGCATCCTTTAGATTATATCGAGGTGTTAGCAACTTCGGTACCAGCTGTTATGAAAGAGTCGGGAGTTGACCCGAAAGATGTCATTGGGCTTGGCATAGATTTTACTGCTTGTACGATGCTACCGATTGATCAAACAGGCGAACCACTTTGTCTAAAAGCAGAATTAAAAGATCGCCCACATAGCTGGCTAAAGCTTTGGAAACACCACGCAGCACAAGATGAAGCAAACCTATTAAATGAGATTGCTGAAAAAAGAGGCGAAGAGTTTCTACCTAGATATGGCGGAAAGATCTCATCTGAATGGATGATTGCGAAAATTTGGCAAATTTTAAATGAAGATGAAGAAATCTATGAAATCACAGACCGTTTCTTAGAGGCTACTGATTGGGTTGTGTTTAAACTTACTGGAAATATGACAAGAAATAGTTGTACGGCTGGGTATAAATCAATCTGGCATAAACAAGAGGGATATCCTTCTAAAGACTTTTTTAAAGCTCTTGATCCTAGATTAGAAGATTTAACAGAAACCAAATTACGTGGGGATATATTACCACTTGGAACAAAAGCTGGTGAACTGACGGAGGAAATGGCCGCGTTGATGGGGTTAAATCCTGGTACAGCGGTTGCTGTCGGGAATGTTGATGCACATGCCGCAGTCCCAGGTGTCGGAGTAGTTACACCAGGAAAACTAGTAATGGCTATGGGTACGTCGATTTGTCATATGTTGCTTGGAACAGAAGAAAAGCAAGTAGAAGGTATGTGTGGGGTAGTTGAAGACGGGATTATTCCTGGATTTTTAGGCTATGAAGCAGGGCAATCAGCGGTTGGAGACATCTTTGCATGGTATGTGGATCAAGCGGTACCTGCTTATATTAAGGAAGAAGCTGAGCAAAAGGGTGTTAACGTTCACGTTTTACTTGAACAAAAAGCTGCGCAATACAAACCAGGTCAAACGGGGTTATTAGCACTAGATTGGTGGAACGGAAATCGTTCTGTTTTAGTAGATACAGATTTAACTGGATTATTAATTGGCTGCACGTTGCTGACAAAACCGGAGGAAATTTATCGTGCTTTACTAGAAGCAACGGCTTTTGGAACACGAAAAATTGTTGATGCCTTCCAAGACAATGGTGTTGCTGTTGACGAATTATACGCGTGTGGAGGCTTACCACAAAAAAATAACTTGCTAATGCAAATTTATGCTGACGTAACAAATCGTGAAATTAAAGTAGCTGCCTCTAAGCAAACACCTGCCCTTGGTGCGGCAATGTTTGGAGCTGTTGCAGCCGGAAGTGAAAAAGGTGGGTATGACACGATCACAGAAGCTGCCGAGAAAATGGGACGCGTTAGAGAAGGATCATTTAAACCAATTCCAGAAAACGTTGCAGTTTATGAAAAATTATATCAGGAATATTCAAGATTACATGACTATTTCGGTCGCGGTGAGAATGATGTTATGAAGCGTTTAAAGGCAATTAAAGAACAAAACTAA
- a CDS encoding alpha-N-arabinofuranosidase, whose translation MTNQIIINVDVEKGTINKDIYGHFAEHLGRCIYEGIWVGEDSTIPNTNGIRNDVLQALKNLNIPVLRWPGGCFADEYHWKDGVGPREQRKRMVNTHWGGVIENNHFGTHEFMLLCELLECEPYICGNVGSGTVQEMSEWVEYMTLNGESPMADWRKANGREEAWDLKYFGVGNENWGCGGNMRPEYYADLYRRYQTYVRNYGKNKIYKIAGGANVDDYNWTEVLMREAHWLMDGLSLHYYTIPGDFWLGKGSALDPRAEEWFVTMKKALHMDVLISKHSTIMDKYDPAKRIGLIIDEWGTWFDVEPGTNPGFLYQQNTIRDALVAGVHFHIFHKHNDRVQMTNIAQTVNVLQAMVLTEGEKMLLTPTYHVFEMFKVHQDATKLDVTVNSDTYELNGEKLPAVSASASKNASGTIHISLCNINHEAASSVNIDLRGFAGDSTKVTGRILTAEKTNEHNTFEQPDNVKPVSFENFTVTNNELTVTLPPMSVVVLTVE comes from the coding sequence ATGACTAATCAGATCATTATTAATGTAGACGTCGAAAAAGGGACGATCAACAAAGATATCTATGGACACTTTGCAGAACATCTTGGTAGATGTATTTATGAAGGGATTTGGGTTGGGGAAGATTCAACAATCCCAAATACGAATGGAATTAGAAATGATGTCCTTCAAGCGTTAAAAAATCTTAACATTCCAGTTTTACGTTGGCCAGGTGGTTGTTTTGCAGATGAGTATCATTGGAAAGATGGAGTCGGACCAAGAGAACAAAGGAAACGTATGGTCAATACGCACTGGGGTGGAGTAATTGAAAACAACCATTTCGGTACGCACGAGTTTATGCTACTTTGCGAATTGTTAGAATGTGAACCATACATTTGTGGAAATGTAGGTAGCGGAACTGTTCAGGAAATGTCCGAATGGGTAGAGTACATGACCTTAAATGGAGAGTCCCCAATGGCTGATTGGCGAAAAGCAAATGGTCGCGAAGAAGCATGGGATCTAAAGTACTTTGGTGTTGGAAACGAAAACTGGGGCTGCGGTGGAAATATGCGTCCTGAATATTACGCCGATCTTTATCGACGCTATCAAACGTACGTAAGAAATTACGGAAAAAATAAGATTTATAAAATTGCCGGTGGCGCAAACGTCGATGATTATAATTGGACAGAGGTGCTGATGCGAGAAGCACACTGGTTAATGGATGGATTGAGCCTACACTACTATACGATCCCAGGAGATTTCTGGTTAGGTAAAGGTTCGGCGTTAGATCCACGAGCGGAAGAGTGGTTCGTAACAATGAAAAAGGCTCTTCATATGGATGTATTAATTTCAAAGCATTCAACGATTATGGACAAATACGATCCAGCTAAGAGAATTGGATTAATCATTGATGAGTGGGGGACATGGTTTGATGTAGAACCTGGCACAAACCCAGGATTCCTTTATCAACAAAATACAATTCGTGATGCATTAGTTGCCGGTGTTCATTTCCATATTTTCCATAAACATAATGACCGTGTTCAGATGACAAATATTGCCCAAACAGTAAACGTGTTACAAGCAATGGTGTTAACTGAGGGTGAAAAGATGTTGCTAACTCCTACGTATCATGTATTTGAAATGTTTAAAGTTCACCAGGATGCGACGAAGTTAGATGTTACTGTAAATTCTGATACTTATGAACTAAACGGCGAAAAGCTGCCAGCTGTTAGTGCTTCTGCTTCAAAAAATGCTTCTGGAACTATTCATATTAGTTTATGTAATATCAACCATGAAGCCGCGTCTTCAGTGAACATCGACCTTCGTGGATTTGCTGGCGACTCTACGAAAGTAACAGGTAGAATTTTAACAGCAGAAAAAACGAACGAGCATAATACATTTGAACAACCAGACAATGTAAAACCAGTAAGCTTTGAAAACTTCACTGTTACTAATAACGAGCTGACAGTTACATTGCCTCCAATGTCTGTTGTTGTATTAACGGTAGAGTAG
- a CDS encoding YqjF family protein: MSSQEISQKTWIMQQTWKDLLFAHYPISPTILRPMIPSCFTLDTFEGTAWVSVVPFKMSKIRMRYLSKLPLTPDFAELNVRTYVKFGNKPGVYFFSLDANSKIAVKAGNQFYHLPYYDADMSINQIEEWVDFKSERIDPRVKSGLFTGKYRPNGEVFTAKPDTIEHWLTERYVLYVTNGKNVYEGNIHHNPWPLQPAYADIEVNSVAQSLGIPIEEPPAYLHYSNELKVVAWLLKKV; this comes from the coding sequence ATGTCCAGTCAAGAAATATCCCAAAAAACATGGATCATGCAACAAACGTGGAAAGACTTGTTATTTGCCCATTACCCTATTTCTCCAACAATTCTTCGTCCGATGATACCGTCCTGTTTTACATTAGATACATTTGAAGGAACTGCTTGGGTTAGCGTTGTTCCTTTTAAAATGAGTAAGATCCGAATGCGGTATCTGTCTAAATTACCTTTGACCCCTGACTTCGCTGAACTAAATGTAAGAACTTATGTTAAGTTTGGGAATAAACCGGGTGTTTATTTTTTTAGTTTAGATGCGAATAGTAAGATTGCAGTAAAGGCTGGGAATCAATTTTATCACCTTCCGTATTACGATGCTGATATGTCGATTAATCAAATAGAAGAGTGGGTTGACTTTAAAAGTGAACGAATAGATCCGCGTGTTAAATCTGGACTGTTTACTGGTAAATATCGACCTAATGGAGAGGTTTTCACCGCCAAGCCTGATACGATTGAACATTGGTTAACTGAAAGATATGTTCTCTATGTAACGAATGGAAAGAATGTTTATGAGGGAAATATCCACCACAATCCTTGGCCACTACAACCAGCATATGCAGACATTGAAGTGAATTCTGTTGCACAGAGCTTAGGAATACCGATAGAAGAGCCACCAGCGTATCTCCATTATTCGAACGAACTTAAAGTAGTTGCCTGGTTATTAAAGAAGGTGTAG